The following coding sequences lie in one Zingiber officinale cultivar Zhangliang chromosome 2B, Zo_v1.1, whole genome shotgun sequence genomic window:
- the LOC122048920 gene encoding transcription factor MYB1R1-like, with protein sequence MSSTEGKEMVGGGLKLFGVQLEMPSTSPMNTDFSSETLNFDTCVSSSSSSPFMDENETGKEISRGNMSDGMAVRTQERKKGVPWSEEEHKLFLTGLEKLGKGNWRGISKKFVTTRTPTQVASHAQKHFLRQNSLNKTNRRSSLFDVVK encoded by the exons ATGAGCTCCACAGAGGGGAAAGAAATGGTGGGAGGTGGGTTGAAGCTCTTTGGCGTGCAGCTAGAGATGCCTAGTACATCTCCCATGAACACAGACTTCAGCTCGGAGACACTCAACTTCGACActtgtgtttcttcttcttcttcttcgccgtTTATGGATGAAAACGAAACCGGGAAGGAGATTTCTAGAGGTAATATGTCTGATGGCATGGCTGTTAGAAcacaagaaaggaaaaaag GAGTTCCTTGGAGTGAGGAAGAGCACAAGCTGTTTCTAACTGGGTTGGAGAAACTCGGGAAGGGGAATTGGCGAGGCATATCGAAGAAATTTGTCACAACACGAACACCGACTCAAGTCGCTAGTCATGCTCAGAAGCACTTCCTCAGGCAAAACAGCCTCAACAAGACGAACCGGCGATCGAGCCTATTCGATGTCGTAAAATGA